Proteins from a genomic interval of Mesobacillus sp. S13:
- a CDS encoding TraR/DksA C4-type zinc finger protein: MLTKGQLSAFKAELLKNKQDLESHLDGNDHFDLRSGHAHESTGELSSYDNHPGDEGTELYEREKDIALNDHVEYQIQSIEKAVQAIEKGTYGRCETCGREIPYERLQAVPETTFCVEHTPDRTVSHNRPIEEGVLMPPFGKFDLDNKDENVAYDAEDAWQEVSSWGTSETPSDFMTPQAHYNDTYIESEENVGYVEDFENFIGNDITGKEVTVYPNKQHEKYESELDEEGIMTTFGDLPAYEHDPYVEDDK, from the coding sequence ATGCTAACAAAAGGGCAACTGTCGGCATTCAAGGCAGAGCTTCTCAAAAACAAACAAGATCTTGAGTCCCATCTTGACGGGAATGACCATTTTGACCTAAGAAGCGGCCATGCACATGAGTCAACTGGCGAGCTTTCAAGTTACGATAACCATCCAGGTGATGAGGGAACTGAGCTATATGAACGGGAGAAAGATATCGCACTGAATGATCATGTTGAATACCAAATCCAAAGTATAGAGAAAGCTGTCCAGGCCATTGAAAAAGGAACATATGGCAGATGCGAGACCTGTGGGCGAGAGATTCCGTATGAACGACTTCAGGCAGTACCAGAGACAACATTTTGTGTAGAACATACTCCGGATCGGACCGTTTCTCACAACCGGCCAATAGAAGAAGGTGTGCTAATGCCTCCTTTTGGAAAATTTGATTTGGATAACAAGGATGAAAATGTTGCCTATGATGCAGAAGATGCATGGCAAGAGGTTTCAAGCTGGGGAACTTCGGAAACACCATCTGATTTTATGACGCCTCAGGCTCACTATAATGACACCTATATTGAATCTGAAGAAAATGTAGGATATGTTGAAGACTTTGAAAATTTCATTGGCAACGATATAACAGGCAAAGAAGTGACCGTATATCCGAATAAGCAGCACGAGAAATACGAAAGCGAACTGGATGAAGAGGGGATCATGACAACATTTGGCGACCTGCCTGCTTATGAACATGACCCATATGTAGAGGACGATAAATAG
- a CDS encoding 3D domain-containing protein has translation MKKSLLSLVAAAAISGAAGTQAQAEEIVVHKGDTLWGISKEYDVTVDSLKKWNNLKSDIIHPNDLLEVSPIKYAQVRKGDTLWSIAKAYGVTVNDLKDWNKLSSDLIHPGMSLAVYTNMPAEMKVEKTNDAKPAATPAATNTTAATNTTAATTAAAPASQVKAKPAATKPAASSNQITVEATAYTANCTGCSGITKTGVNLKANPDAKVIAVDPTVIPLGSKVYVEGYGYATAEDIGGAIKGNRIDVFIPTQSGALQWGRKQVKVTILD, from the coding sequence ATGAAAAAGTCATTATTATCTTTGGTTGCAGCAGCGGCAATTTCTGGAGCTGCCGGAACACAAGCACAGGCAGAGGAAATCGTCGTACATAAGGGGGATACACTTTGGGGTATTTCTAAGGAATACGACGTAACAGTAGATTCACTTAAAAAATGGAATAACTTAAAGAGTGATATCATTCATCCAAACGACTTACTAGAAGTTTCACCTATTAAATATGCACAAGTCAGAAAAGGTGATACGCTTTGGAGTATTGCAAAGGCTTATGGTGTTACAGTAAATGATCTTAAAGATTGGAATAAATTATCATCTGACCTTATCCATCCAGGAATGAGCCTGGCTGTTTATACAAATATGCCAGCTGAAATGAAGGTTGAGAAAACGAACGATGCGAAGCCTGCTGCAACACCGGCAGCTACAAATACAACTGCAGCTACAAATACAACTGCAGCTACAACTGCAGCCGCACCGGCAAGCCAGGTAAAAGCAAAACCTGCTGCAACAAAGCCTGCAGCGTCATCAAACCAAATTACTGTTGAAGCTACGGCTTACACAGCAAATTGCACGGGGTGCTCAGGAATCACCAAGACAGGTGTGAATTTGAAAGCTAACCCTGATGCAAAAGTAATTGCCGTTGATCCGACTGTCATTCCTTTAGGATCTAAAGTATATGTTGAAGGCTATGGCTATGCTACAGCTGAAGACATTGGCGGAGCTATTAAAGGAAATCGAATCGATGTCTTTATCCCAACTCAAAGTGGAGCACTTCAGTGGGGAAGAAAACAAGTGAAAGTGACGATTTTGGACTAA
- the fdhF gene encoding formate dehydrogenase subunit alpha — translation MKLRDLLKIYTGGEAMSSISQVKTVCGYCGTGCGLILDVEDNRIVKIRGDKEAPVNKGQTCVKGAFGYQYVHAQKRLNTPMIRKAGELVKATWEEAYNYISSRLTGIKTDFGPDSISMFACARTTNESNYITQKFMRTAIGSNNIDGCNRTUHAPSVAGLATVFGSGFPTNTLEDIDEAEVLLLMGSNTTEAHPIIGNRMKKAAKGGLKIIVIDPRKIDMVKSAHKHLQINVGTDIALINAMIRIIIKEKLYDQGFIGRHTEDFDILQSKVERYTPEYSAEITGLAAGDIVEIARLYANSNKAMIAYTLGITEHHCGVNNVFDIANLALLTGQIGKRGAGIMPLRGQNNVQGAGDMGCLPNQLTGAVSLLHDEYRTRFEKAWNMEISKKVGDTQTRTFDKIESGDIKALYCIGENPLVADVHMNHTRSILEKLDLLIVQDIFMTETAEMADVVLPAKSWGEVDGTYTNTDRRVQRVRTAVAAQPSVKEDWEILCELSTRMGYHMEYSSSEEIWNEVRALAWEMYGGISYARLEKEYGIHYPCPDENHPGTKVLHERFHAEKENEKRSSFVPVDFTPPLEQPDEQYPFTLTTGRRYESYNTHTQTRHYAAGVKIKQTEETLDVHPEDATRLGINDGDLVKVSSRRGTLEVKAKITEQVVPGLVFMSFHWSEVPTNVLTLNEYDPISGTAEFKACAVKIETIV, via the coding sequence ATGAAATTAAGGGATTTATTAAAAATATATACCGGAGGGGAAGCTATGTCATCGATTAGCCAGGTCAAGACGGTCTGTGGTTATTGTGGAACAGGCTGCGGTTTAATATTGGATGTAGAAGATAACAGGATAGTGAAAATCAGGGGAGACAAGGAGGCACCTGTAAATAAAGGGCAGACCTGTGTAAAGGGTGCCTTTGGCTATCAATATGTCCATGCTCAGAAAAGATTGAACACACCGATGATCAGGAAAGCAGGAGAGTTGGTAAAGGCTACATGGGAAGAAGCTTATAACTACATTTCAAGTCGATTAACTGGTATTAAAACCGATTTCGGACCGGACTCCATTTCAATGTTTGCATGCGCACGTACTACCAATGAATCAAATTATATTACACAAAAGTTCATGAGGACTGCTATCGGTAGTAATAATATTGATGGTTGTAACCGAACCTGACACGCTCCAAGTGTCGCCGGTCTGGCGACTGTTTTTGGAAGCGGTTTCCCGACTAATACATTGGAAGATATAGATGAGGCAGAAGTGCTTTTGCTTATGGGGTCAAACACAACCGAAGCACATCCCATTATAGGAAATAGAATGAAAAAGGCTGCCAAGGGCGGTCTTAAGATCATTGTTATAGACCCAAGAAAAATTGACATGGTCAAGTCCGCTCATAAACACTTGCAAATTAATGTGGGGACAGATATTGCACTGATTAACGCAATGATTCGAATTATCATAAAAGAAAAGCTGTATGACCAGGGATTCATCGGCAGACATACTGAGGATTTTGATATTTTACAGTCGAAGGTCGAGCGCTATACACCAGAATATTCAGCGGAAATCACTGGTTTGGCGGCAGGAGATATCGTGGAAATTGCCCGTCTGTATGCAAATTCCAACAAGGCTATGATCGCCTACACACTTGGTATTACGGAACATCACTGTGGAGTGAACAATGTATTCGATATCGCCAATCTTGCTCTGCTTACTGGCCAAATTGGCAAAAGAGGGGCGGGCATCATGCCTTTAAGAGGACAGAATAATGTCCAGGGTGCCGGAGACATGGGATGCTTGCCGAACCAGCTTACAGGTGCAGTCAGCTTACTGCATGACGAATACCGTACACGTTTCGAGAAAGCATGGAATATGGAAATCAGCAAAAAAGTTGGTGATACCCAGACAAGGACTTTCGATAAAATTGAATCGGGTGATATTAAGGCCTTGTATTGCATAGGGGAAAATCCGCTAGTAGCAGATGTTCATATGAACCATACGAGAAGCATATTAGAAAAGCTTGATTTACTTATCGTCCAGGATATTTTCATGACAGAGACAGCCGAGATGGCAGATGTTGTGCTGCCTGCCAAGTCATGGGGCGAAGTTGACGGGACATACACCAATACAGACAGGAGGGTTCAGCGTGTACGCACGGCGGTTGCTGCCCAGCCTAGTGTGAAAGAAGATTGGGAGATATTGTGTGAACTATCGACTAGAATGGGCTATCATATGGAATATAGTTCTAGTGAAGAGATTTGGAATGAAGTAAGAGCACTTGCCTGGGAGATGTACGGGGGCATCTCATACGCACGCCTTGAAAAAGAGTATGGAATTCATTATCCATGCCCAGATGAGAATCATCCAGGCACGAAAGTACTTCATGAAAGATTCCACGCCGAAAAAGAAAATGAGAAGCGATCTAGTTTTGTGCCAGTCGATTTTACGCCGCCATTAGAACAGCCGGATGAACAATACCCTTTCACCCTGACGACTGGAAGGAGGTATGAGTCATATAATACTCATACCCAAACCAGGCATTATGCAGCAGGGGTGAAAATCAAGCAAACTGAAGAAACCCTGGATGTCCATCCGGAAGATGCGACCCGACTAGGTATAAATGATGGAGATCTCGTAAAAGTAAGTTCACGTCGCGGTACTCTTGAAGTTAAGGCGAAAATAACGGAGCAGGTTGTGCCAGGTCTTGTTTTCATGAGTTTCCACTGGTCCGAGGTACCGACGAATGTACTAACACTGAATGAGTATGATCCAATTTCAGGTACTGCAGAATTTAAGGCATGTGCCGTAAAGATTGAAACAATCGTATAG
- a CDS encoding PAS domain S-box protein, giving the protein MDNPELSFNPILLLAAILLTVMSSYTALDLFSLIKSSDRNKRFLFLGGTFSLGIGIWVMNFFGMLAMNINGTVSYRIPITVLSIILVISFTAMAFYTLTGKTVKKNNLIAGSLFMMLAVLVVHILGMYSMRFDFSYEPSILLIALILVFVSFYFSFWMLFFSKGFAQGDHGWIKPLSALFVTAAIAEGHFLLTRASSINMKNGIVEQTGIPESLISYLIVFISVLILAGLIGSSALISKRLAVTDTNLKDITDALNSSAIVAITDPRGNITYVNEKFIEISGYSEGELLGQNHSILNSGLHTKEFFKEMWKTIGSGEVWKGEIRNKKKDGSYYWVDTTIVPFLNSKGRPYQYVSIRSDITLRKQAEASLKETLKEVSDINFALDQSSIVAFTDEKGIIKSVNDKFCEISKYSREELIGNDHSILNSGLHSKEFFKNLWKTIGTGQVWKGDIRNRAKDGSFYWVATTIVPFLNENGKPYQYLAIRNDITEKKKSEEMLHRQDKLAAVGQLAAGVAHEIRNPLTSMKGYAEFLQLDETEPQRQEFIEIILDEIDRVNNIVEEFMVLAKPKAVELEEQNIIPIVQNVVSMLKFEARKRNVKLDFDVTEEIIQIECDENRLKQVFLNFIKNGIEAMPDGGDLTVRTEIQADNVIISIKDTGVGIPPETLKKIGEPFYTTKKNGNGLGLMVSFKIIESHNGKVYIESEQNKGTTFRIMLPAKTA; this is encoded by the coding sequence ATGGATAATCCGGAATTATCCTTCAATCCAATACTATTGCTTGCAGCTATTTTACTGACAGTGATGTCATCATATACAGCTCTTGATTTGTTTAGTCTTATTAAGTCTTCAGACCGTAATAAGAGATTCCTGTTTCTGGGTGGGACATTTTCACTTGGTATTGGGATTTGGGTTATGAACTTCTTTGGTATGCTTGCCATGAATATCAATGGCACTGTTTCATATCGAATTCCAATCACCGTATTATCGATTATCCTTGTTATTTCTTTTACGGCGATGGCCTTTTATACTCTGACGGGCAAGACAGTGAAAAAGAACAATTTAATCGCTGGCAGCCTGTTCATGATGCTGGCAGTCCTTGTAGTCCATATCCTGGGGATGTACTCAATGAGGTTCGATTTCAGTTATGAACCATCGATTTTACTGATTGCTCTTATACTTGTATTCGTGTCATTTTACTTTTCCTTTTGGATGTTGTTTTTTTCGAAGGGTTTCGCTCAAGGAGACCATGGGTGGATTAAACCGCTAAGTGCTCTTTTCGTAACAGCTGCTATTGCTGAAGGTCATTTTCTTCTCACAAGAGCCTCTTCAATTAATATGAAGAACGGTATCGTTGAACAGACCGGAATCCCAGAGTCGTTGATCAGCTATCTAATTGTTTTTATTTCTGTACTCATCCTTGCTGGGTTGATCGGTTCAAGTGCATTAATCAGCAAAAGGCTGGCAGTTACTGATACGAACTTGAAAGATATAACCGATGCTCTAAACTCTTCAGCGATCGTTGCAATAACTGACCCTAGAGGCAACATTACTTATGTTAATGAAAAGTTCATTGAAATCTCAGGTTACAGTGAGGGTGAACTTTTAGGTCAGAATCACTCGATACTGAATTCTGGTCTTCATACAAAGGAATTTTTCAAGGAAATGTGGAAAACGATTGGCTCCGGTGAGGTTTGGAAGGGGGAGATCCGTAATAAGAAGAAGGATGGTTCTTATTATTGGGTCGATACGACAATTGTTCCCTTTTTGAATAGTAAAGGAAGGCCATATCAATATGTCTCGATTCGTTCTGATATTACGCTAAGGAAGCAGGCTGAGGCGAGCCTGAAAGAAACACTGAAAGAAGTCAGTGATATTAATTTTGCTCTTGATCAATCCTCCATCGTGGCTTTTACCGATGAGAAGGGGATTATCAAAAGTGTGAATGATAAGTTCTGTGAAATCTCAAAATACAGCAGGGAAGAATTGATTGGTAATGACCATAGCATTTTGAATTCTGGCTTGCATTCAAAGGAGTTCTTTAAGAATCTTTGGAAAACCATTGGTACTGGCCAGGTTTGGAAAGGGGATATCCGGAATAGGGCGAAGGATGGTTCGTTTTACTGGGTGGCAACCACGATTGTTCCTTTTCTGAATGAAAATGGCAAGCCGTATCAGTACCTTGCAATACGAAACGATATCACGGAGAAGAAAAAGTCAGAAGAAATGCTGCACCGCCAGGATAAGCTTGCGGCTGTCGGACAGCTGGCTGCTGGTGTTGCCCATGAAATCAGAAACCCGCTGACATCGATGAAAGGATATGCTGAATTCCTGCAGCTCGATGAAACAGAGCCACAACGCCAGGAGTTTATTGAAATCATTCTTGACGAAATTGATAGAGTCAATAATATTGTCGAGGAATTCATGGTTCTTGCCAAGCCAAAGGCTGTCGAGCTTGAGGAGCAAAATATCATTCCGATTGTCCAAAATGTAGTATCAATGTTAAAATTCGAAGCTAGGAAAAGAAATGTCAAACTGGATTTTGATGTTACTGAGGAAATCATCCAGATTGAGTGTGATGAAAACCGTCTGAAGCAAGTATTCTTGAATTTCATTAAAAATGGAATTGAAGCAATGCCCGATGGCGGTGATTTAACAGTCAGAACCGAAATACAAGCTGACAATGTCATAATTTCCATCAAAGATACAGGTGTTGGAATTCCGCCGGAAACACTAAAGAAAATTGGTGAACCGTTTTATACAACCAAGAAAAATGGAAATGGACTCGGCCTGATGGTCAGCTTCAAGATTATCGAAAGCCACAATGGTAAGGTCTATATTGAAAGCGAGCAAAACAAAGGAACTACTTTTAGAATAATGCTGCCGGCAAAAACTGCATAA
- the yhfH gene encoding protein YhfH gives MMSPVEFFRNLPKKVCPECGEGMQEQAESYLMECDRCLSKKEE, from the coding sequence ATGATGAGTCCGGTAGAATTTTTTCGTAACTTGCCAAAAAAGGTGTGCCCTGAATGTGGTGAAGGAATGCAGGAGCAAGCAGAATCATATTTAATGGAATGTGATCGCTGCCTATCTAAAAAAGAAGAGTAA
- a CDS encoding transcriptional regulator SplA domain-containing protein, with amino-acid sequence MDLIDPKNLKFGDEVFVIYRNPHVPSVSNIKAGEIVQHPKDPNAFALFLNETLHVLEDDDALFATQDAAEKAYSEATDHYHS; translated from the coding sequence ATGGATCTAATCGACCCGAAAAACTTGAAGTTTGGTGATGAAGTATTCGTCATTTACCGTAACCCGCATGTACCTTCTGTATCAAACATAAAAGCTGGCGAAATTGTCCAGCACCCGAAAGACCCTAATGCGTTCGCTCTCTTCCTGAATGAGACGCTGCATGTACTTGAAGATGATGATGCTCTCTTTGCCACACAAGATGCCGCTGAAAAAGCTTATTCTGAAGCAACGGATCATTATCATTCTTAG
- a CDS encoding class I SAM-dependent methyltransferase, with protein sequence MCLLQLGIEPDIRPNETRLQPSYRMDLRNFSEKEYNKFVKLNTVNDWSQLRWKDTGRPYEVTSFAQEKKDWEEQHQQTLPANVSWQLFNKSFHEWFVKDVPAEMDISKRNFMKSLRNFKLAETKSALGEMIRIHLWNYAHRIEDGIWDPRGKRALFEGLDLIKPRILFLGAAEGYEAMQLSAMYPGGDIVFVDYDPFCKETRFKDFPDTYPFLGSNPSTGGNKVYHKNDFETEYIVKDIRYLPFGNEFDIVLSVGLLEHFPDALKSEVVDWHKKFLKTGGYIIMTTPRAQLKSKLYYEIMADVMNHTYRELMTVEQMGLYLYENGLDILKHGYIKVHNGIVARPR encoded by the coding sequence ATGTGTTTGCTTCAATTAGGGATCGAACCTGACATTCGACCAAATGAAACCCGCTTGCAGCCTTCGTACAGAATGGACCTCAGGAATTTCTCCGAAAAGGAATACAATAAGTTTGTGAAATTGAATACCGTCAATGATTGGAGCCAGTTGCGCTGGAAAGATACAGGAAGACCATATGAGGTTACTTCCTTTGCGCAGGAAAAAAAGGATTGGGAAGAGCAACATCAACAAACTTTGCCAGCTAACGTATCATGGCAATTGTTCAATAAATCCTTCCACGAGTGGTTCGTCAAGGATGTTCCTGCTGAAATGGACATTTCGAAACGAAATTTCATGAAAAGCCTGAGAAATTTCAAACTCGCTGAAACAAAGTCTGCACTAGGGGAAATGATCAGAATTCATCTGTGGAATTACGCCCACCGGATTGAGGACGGAATCTGGGACCCAAGGGGCAAACGCGCTTTGTTTGAAGGATTGGATTTAATTAAACCAAGAATCCTTTTCCTCGGAGCTGCTGAAGGTTATGAAGCAATGCAGCTAAGTGCCATGTATCCTGGCGGCGACATCGTGTTTGTGGATTATGACCCTTTTTGTAAGGAAACAAGGTTCAAGGATTTTCCAGACACCTATCCCTTTTTGGGAAGCAATCCTTCAACAGGAGGAAATAAGGTCTATCATAAAAATGATTTTGAAACAGAATACATCGTTAAGGATATTCGCTACCTTCCTTTTGGCAATGAATTTGACATCGTCCTAAGTGTCGGATTGCTTGAGCACTTTCCAGATGCTTTAAAAAGTGAAGTCGTAGATTGGCATAAGAAGTTCCTAAAAACTGGCGGCTATATCATCATGACAACACCGAGAGCTCAGTTAAAATCCAAGCTGTATTATGAGATCATGGCCGATGTCATGAATCATACATACCGGGAACTGATGACCGTCGAGCAAATGGGACTCTATTTATACGAAAACGGATTGGATATCCTGAAGCATGGTTATATCAAGGTCCATAACGGGATTGTAGCCCGACCCAGATAA
- a CDS encoding YozQ family protein, with the protein MRENKGKNNELAGRMYDTSDYQKNDELSNGLAMTHEQASDSYVEGQIGGKIERSSGAEDELNNRGYQ; encoded by the coding sequence ATGAGAGAGAATAAGGGTAAAAATAACGAACTTGCAGGCCGTATGTATGATACATCGGATTATCAAAAAAATGACGAACTTTCGAATGGGCTTGCTATGACACATGAGCAGGCTAGCGACAGCTATGTAGAAGGGCAAATCGGCGGGAAAATTGAGCGCTCGTCCGGTGCTGAAGATGAATTGAACAACAGGGGTTATCAGTAA
- a CDS encoding MFS transporter produces the protein MDKHVKHNIFTLQGFYLFVFFGIGSLFPLLSVYLSEVENLNGYQIGLILSIGPVIMIFFQPFWGMLADMKNSHNALLTLTTLVTGVAALGYIFFDGFVSFMIIATTLAIFQSAIIPLSDSISLKYTSKTGVNYGNVRLFGSLGFGLAVFAMGRLSEWNPQVIFYAFFLTLLISAAISMKMPKEPTGRPTGLFAGMKELIQMKKFLIFLGVTFMIFGPNLANNFYFSLFVEDRGGTYTGIGIAFLIAVLSEIPFMRVAGSWIRRIGLLQVALIAAIVSLVRWIFYFTEPSLSLVYASAVIQGFSLGLFIPAGLQYIRDITPLHITATAVTIYSAIGNGLGNWFFTFFGGIVFEEFSIYGVYLFFASLTLMGVLLTVWLIKDEKRSHSKQIATN, from the coding sequence ATGGACAAGCACGTTAAGCACAATATCTTTACTTTGCAAGGATTTTATCTCTTTGTATTCTTTGGAATAGGCAGCTTATTTCCTTTATTAAGTGTCTACCTAAGTGAAGTTGAAAACTTGAATGGATATCAGATCGGCTTGATCCTGTCGATTGGTCCGGTAATTATGATTTTCTTCCAGCCTTTTTGGGGAATGCTCGCAGACATGAAAAATTCACATAATGCGCTGCTTACTTTAACGACCTTGGTAACAGGGGTTGCCGCTCTGGGTTATATTTTCTTCGATGGCTTTGTTTCGTTCATGATTATCGCAACGACTCTGGCGATTTTCCAAAGTGCTATCATTCCCTTATCAGATAGTATTTCCCTGAAGTACACAAGTAAAACGGGAGTCAATTATGGAAATGTCCGATTGTTTGGTTCACTTGGTTTTGGATTGGCGGTTTTTGCGATGGGCCGATTGTCCGAGTGGAACCCTCAAGTAATTTTCTATGCTTTCTTCCTGACCTTATTGATATCGGCAGCCATTTCAATGAAAATGCCAAAGGAACCTACAGGCCGGCCAACAGGATTATTCGCAGGCATGAAGGAATTAATACAGATGAAGAAGTTTCTTATTTTTCTAGGAGTAACATTCATGATTTTTGGCCCGAATTTAGCCAATAACTTTTACTTCAGCCTGTTTGTGGAAGACAGGGGAGGTACTTATACAGGGATTGGGATTGCCTTTCTTATTGCGGTGTTATCGGAGATTCCCTTCATGAGGGTTGCTGGAAGCTGGATTCGTAGAATAGGGCTGCTGCAGGTCGCCTTGATTGCAGCGATTGTTTCATTAGTAAGGTGGATTTTTTATTTCACAGAGCCATCACTTTCCCTTGTCTATGCATCAGCTGTCATACAGGGATTTTCACTTGGGTTGTTCATTCCTGCAGGTTTGCAGTATATCCGTGATATTACTCCACTGCATATTACGGCTACAGCAGTGACGATATATTCTGCAATCGGTAACGGTCTGGGAAATTGGTTTTTCACGTTCTTCGGCGGCATCGTTTTTGAGGAATTCAGCATTTATGGAGTTTACCTATTTTTTGCTTCACTGACCTTAATGGGAGTTTTGCTGACAGTATGGTTAATAAAGGATGAAAAAAGAAGTCATTCAAAACAGATTGCGACAAACTAA
- a CDS encoding XapX domain-containing protein: MKEIILSLVAGLIVGILFKFLKLPLPAPPVLAGVLGIVGVYLGGVVGEWILNSFKG, translated from the coding sequence ATGAAAGAAATCATTTTAAGCTTAGTTGCCGGTTTAATCGTAGGGATTCTTTTTAAATTCCTGAAGCTACCTCTTCCAGCACCTCCAGTTCTAGCAGGAGTTCTCGGAATCGTGGGAGTTTATTTAGGTGGGGTTGTTGGAGAATGGATTTTAAATTCCTTTAAAGGTTGA
- a CDS encoding formate/nitrite transporter family protein has translation MSEKPMEIAITTALKKKKYLLESKSKYLLRAALAGVYIGFGIIVSYRLGEYFSDAHSAATPIASSIFFGLALVLILYGGGELFTSNTMMLTISSLKKETTWKDTIENWIACYSGNLLGALFFGILIMLSGLFISPEKSQYMMETVSMKMNTPAYQLFFRAILCNWLVCLAVWVPFSIKGDGAKIGVTMLLVFAFVVSGFEHSVANMVLFSVALFVPHPETISLAGSVYNLVPVTLGNIIGGGFFVGTLYVYLNAKGVANEENQTAAQSVYGQNA, from the coding sequence ATGAGCGAAAAGCCAATGGAAATAGCCATCACCACTGCGTTAAAAAAGAAAAAATATCTCCTGGAATCAAAGAGTAAGTACCTCTTGCGTGCGGCGCTAGCTGGTGTATATATCGGCTTTGGCATTATAGTCTCTTACAGGTTGGGTGAATATTTTTCTGATGCTCACTCAGCTGCAACACCTATCGCAAGTTCGATTTTTTTCGGATTGGCACTGGTTTTGATTTTGTATGGCGGGGGAGAATTGTTCACAAGCAATACGATGATGTTGACGATCAGTTCTTTGAAGAAGGAAACGACTTGGAAGGATACCATTGAAAACTGGATTGCATGTTATTCAGGAAATTTATTAGGAGCATTATTCTTTGGAATTCTTATCATGCTATCAGGACTCTTTATATCCCCGGAAAAATCTCAATATATGATGGAAACCGTGAGTATGAAAATGAACACACCGGCATATCAACTATTCTTTCGTGCCATACTGTGCAATTGGCTGGTTTGTCTTGCTGTATGGGTCCCATTCAGTATAAAAGGAGATGGAGCAAAAATAGGAGTCACAATGCTTTTGGTGTTTGCATTTGTGGTCTCAGGCTTCGAGCACAGTGTGGCAAACATGGTACTCTTTTCGGTCGCACTTTTCGTGCCGCATCCTGAAACGATCAGCTTGGCCGGCAGCGTGTATAATCTGGTGCCTGTAACACTGGGAAATATAATAGGTGGTGGATTCTTTGTCGGTACTCTTTATGTATACCTGAATGCAAAAGGGGTTGCAAACGAGGAGAATCAAACAGCAGCTCAATCAGTGTATGGTCAAAATGCATAA